In one Thermococcus sp. 2319x1 genomic region, the following are encoded:
- a CDS encoding class I SAM-dependent methyltransferase, which produces MEYFDKIAPRYDEWYKTRVGCYVDKTEKRLVFSMIKTKSGKALDLGCGTGNYTLELYKRGFEVVGVDLSEEMLKIARKKLPDVKFIRADARSLPFEENTFDLVLSVTMFEFIHEPETVLREIYRVLKLGGEVVIGTMNGKSLWFLFKRLKSLFVETAYRYARFYTPKELERLMEEAGFRDVESKGIIYFPSFFPFLGLAEKFDQKFSDKLKNFGAFIVVRGVKGD; this is translated from the coding sequence GTGGAATACTTCGATAAAATCGCCCCTCGCTACGATGAGTGGTATAAGACAAGAGTCGGGTGCTATGTTGATAAAACGGAAAAAAGGTTAGTATTCTCTATGATAAAAACCAAAAGCGGAAAAGCCCTCGACCTTGGATGCGGAACTGGTAACTATACCTTAGAACTCTATAAAAGAGGGTTTGAAGTTGTTGGAGTTGATTTGAGTGAAGAAATGCTAAAGATAGCAAGAAAAAAGCTTCCAGATGTTAAGTTCATCAGGGCAGATGCACGTTCGTTACCCTTTGAGGAGAACACATTTGACTTAGTTTTGAGCGTTACGATGTTTGAATTTATACATGAACCTGAAACGGTTCTCAGAGAAATCTACCGAGTTTTGAAGCTTGGAGGGGAAGTGGTGATTGGCACGATGAACGGTAAAAGTTTATGGTTCCTCTTCAAGCGCTTAAAAAGTCTTTTTGTGGAAACTGCATACCGGTATGCGAGATTTTATACGCCCAAAGAGCTTGAAAGGCTAATGGAAGAGGCAGGTTTCAGAGACGTGGAGAGCAAGGGAATTATATACTTTCCTTCATTTTTTCCATTTTTGGGACTTGCTGAGAAGTTTGACCAAAAGTTCAGCGATAAGCTAAAGAACTTTGGGGCGTTTATAGTTGTTAGGGGAGTTAAAGGTGATTAG
- a CDS encoding MTH1187 family thiamine-binding protein, translated as MAVAEICIFPLGTQTPSVGEYLEPVFEVIKDSGLKYMTCPMGTVVEGDIDEILALIKKCHEAIFKTGAQRVVISLRIDDRKDKELTIESKLGV; from the coding sequence ATGGCGGTGGCTGAAATTTGTATTTTCCCCCTTGGAACGCAAACACCGAGTGTGGGGGAGTATTTAGAGCCAGTATTTGAAGTAATCAAAGATAGCGGGTTGAAGTACATGACGTGCCCAATGGGGACTGTTGTTGAAGGGGACATTGATGAAATACTCGCTCTCATTAAAAAGTGCCACGAAGCAATATTTAAAACTGGAGCCCAGAGAGTTGTGATAAGTTTAAGGATTGATGACAGAAAAGATAAGGAGCTTACAATAGAGAGCAAACTGGGTGTATAA
- a CDS encoding adenylate kinase: protein MNILIFGPPGSGKSTHSRKIVEKYGLEYIASGDIIRAEINKGNSLGLEMKKYIERGELLPDTVINTLVLSRLRRKRENFIIDGYPRTAEQVLALENFLYDHGIRINLAIDIFISKEESITRISGRRICKNCGAVYHIKYNPPKVPGKCDICGGEVVQREDDKPEIVSRRYDIYINNMEPIIKFYKGQGVYVQINGHGGIEEVWERIRPLLDYIWNRERKREEFR, encoded by the coding sequence ATGAACATTCTGATTTTTGGGCCTCCGGGTTCTGGAAAATCGACACATTCGAGGAAAATCGTTGAGAAATACGGCCTCGAGTACATAGCCTCCGGGGATATAATCCGGGCAGAGATAAACAAAGGAAATTCTCTTGGCTTGGAGATGAAGAAATACATAGAAAGGGGCGAGCTTTTGCCTGATACCGTTATAAACACCCTCGTGCTCTCAAGATTGAGGAGAAAGAGGGAAAACTTCATCATTGACGGCTACCCAAGAACGGCTGAGCAAGTATTAGCCCTTGAGAACTTCCTCTACGACCACGGCATTAGGATAAACCTGGCAATAGACATTTTCATCTCAAAGGAAGAAAGCATAACGAGAATCTCCGGAAGAAGGATATGCAAAAACTGTGGGGCTGTGTACCATATAAAATACAATCCACCAAAAGTCCCCGGAAAATGCGATATTTGTGGAGGTGAGGTTGTTCAGAGAGAGGATGACAAGCCGGAGATAGTTTCCAGGAGATACGACATTTACATCAACAACATGGAGCCCATCATTAAATTTTACAAGGGCCAGGGGGTTTATGTGCAGATAAATGGACACGGAGGAATTGAGGAAGTCTGGGAGAGGATAAGGCCTCTCTTGGATTATATATGGAATAGAGAAAGAAAAAGGGAAGAGTTCAGGTGA
- a CDS encoding single- stranded DNA-binding family protein, with product MPRLSTGFVRASGYANKVRKVLFALTRGKLNPEEVVRASAQLNQYLFDKLQEMGVKKEDVVRISIGFDIKNEEIEWNYDTLRIEVYKKEEEEKLAEAMREVEESEKALEIAIDELSKLSEKLRELSNEIAQTIERLKREHTSLKLEFEK from the coding sequence ATGCCCAGACTCTCAACCGGATTTGTTAGGGCGAGTGGTTATGCAAACAAAGTTAGAAAAGTTCTCTTCGCCTTAACACGTGGCAAGCTCAACCCCGAGGAAGTTGTAAGAGCGTCAGCCCAGCTAAACCAATACCTCTTTGATAAGCTCCAAGAAATGGGCGTGAAAAAAGAAGACGTCGTAAGAATTTCGATAGGGTTTGACATCAAAAATGAAGAGATAGAGTGGAACTATGACACGCTGAGAATCGAGGTCTACAAGAAAGAGGAAGAGGAAAAGCTTGCGGAGGCTATGAGAGAGGTTGAAGAAAGCGAGAAAGCCCTAGAAATTGCGATAGACGAGTTGAGCAAACTTTCAGAGAAACTAAGAGAACTCAGCAATGAAATTGCCCAAACTATAGAGAGGCTCAAAAGGGAGCATACATCCCTAAAGCTCGAGTTCGAAAAGTAG
- a CDS encoding TIGR00288 family NYN domain-containing protein, with protein MRTALFRILKREEREPKEKEKQEKVETPQKSIGLIIDGPNILRKEFGIKLENIKEALEKIGKIRVAKVVLNQYAPQGLIEAVVNQGFEPIIVAGDTDVRIAIEAMELIYNSDIEVIALATRDADFLPIISEAKRKGKETVVIGAEPGFSVALQNAADYVIKMEGKSYQSEGYE; from the coding sequence ATGAGAACAGCACTGTTCAGAATACTGAAAAGAGAAGAAAGGGAGCCTAAGGAAAAAGAAAAGCAAGAAAAAGTTGAAACTCCCCAAAAAAGCATAGGGTTGATAATAGACGGCCCTAATATACTGAGGAAGGAATTTGGGATTAAGCTCGAAAACATCAAGGAGGCACTTGAAAAGATAGGGAAAATCAGAGTAGCTAAGGTTGTATTAAACCAGTACGCTCCTCAGGGGCTTATTGAGGCAGTTGTTAATCAAGGATTTGAGCCCATAATAGTTGCCGGGGATACAGACGTGAGGATTGCCATTGAGGCGATGGAGCTAATATACAACAGTGATATAGAGGTGATAGCCTTGGCTACGAGGGATGCGGATTTTCTCCCCATAATAAGCGAAGCAAAAAGGAAAGGTAAGGAGACTGTAGTTATAGGAGCCGAGCCCGGGTTTAGTGTTGCACTTCAGAATGCAGCCGATTATGTGATAAAAATGGAAGGAAAAAGCTACCAGAGTGAAGGATACGAATAG
- a CDS encoding TIGR00288 family NYN domain-containing protein, with amino-acid sequence MPSNWERIVSMTKEGVKSIAMMRKKIQRGKRIALLIDGPNILRKEFNVHLEDIVTALEELGNIRVAKVVLNQYAPQGLIEAIANQGFEPIIVAGETGVKLAVEAMREIYNPNIDIIALATRNAEFLPIILKAKEKGKETAIIGIEPGFSAALKHAADYVIILERGEVDENSTVQNTEKRRKGA; translated from the coding sequence ATGCCCAGTAATTGGGAGAGAATAGTCTCTATGACAAAGGAAGGGGTTAAGAGTATTGCAATGATGAGGAAGAAAATCCAGCGAGGAAAAAGGATTGCTCTCCTTATAGATGGGCCAAATATCCTTAGAAAGGAATTCAATGTGCACCTTGAGGATATTGTTACAGCATTGGAAGAACTCGGCAATATAAGGGTAGCAAAAGTCGTTCTGAACCAATACGCTCCTCAGGGGCTTATTGAAGCGATTGCAAATCAAGGTTTTGAACCGATAATCGTTGCTGGAGAAACTGGAGTAAAACTTGCCGTCGAGGCTATGAGAGAGATATACAATCCAAACATTGATATTATTGCTTTGGCCACGAGAAATGCGGAGTTTCTCCCGATAATTTTGAAGGCAAAAGAAAAAGGAAAAGAAACCGCCATAATTGGAATTGAACCCGGGTTTAGTGCCGCTTTAAAACATGCTGCGGATTACGTAATTATCCTTGAAAGGGGTGAGGTGGATGAGAACAGCACTGTTCAGAATACTGAAAAGAGAAGAAAGGGAGCCTAA
- a CDS encoding Na+/H+ antiporter subunit E, translating to MSRVPFYLRERLDEIRQRVLYETYEAQKLPKWEQVVLTWIALFSFWVVISGNTEIENLFIGGIATLMISLFMYEMLTEDIRQSGHIVEKILYIGLFVIPQYLFIMAFRLIESNFKVAKHAILMDVNPGIIKIKTDLHSDTGITILANSITLTPGTLTLDVDKKLGETYLYVHWINVETLNREKAGEKIKGDIEAWLKKIFW from the coding sequence ATGAGCAGAGTCCCTTTCTACCTTAGGGAAAGACTTGACGAGATAAGGCAGAGGGTATTGTACGAAACCTATGAAGCCCAAAAGCTTCCAAAATGGGAACAGGTAGTCCTTACCTGGATTGCACTCTTTTCCTTCTGGGTGGTGATAAGTGGAAATACAGAGATTGAGAATTTATTCATCGGAGGGATAGCAACCCTGATGATTTCTCTATTCATGTACGAAATGCTCACCGAAGATATAAGGCAGAGCGGCCACATTGTAGAGAAGATTCTTTATATAGGTCTCTTTGTTATTCCCCAGTACCTTTTCATAATGGCATTTCGGCTAATCGAAAGCAACTTCAAAGTAGCAAAACATGCTATATTAATGGACGTAAACCCGGGAATAATAAAGATCAAGACCGACCTGCATTCAGATACTGGAATAACGATTTTGGCAAACTCCATAACCCTCACTCCCGGGACTTTAACCCTCGATGTCGACAAAAAACTCGGAGAAACCTATCTCTACGTACATTGGATAAACGTTGAAACGCTCAACAGAGAGAAAGCCGGTGAAAAGATTAAGGGGGACATCGAAGCATGGTTGAAGAAAATCTTCTGGTAA
- a CDS encoding monovalent cation/H+ antiporter complex subunit F encodes MVEENLLVSPFGWGAVVLIITSIILSYRVLFGPTLADRIVGINTVTTKTVIILAIFGFMAKEYFFLDLAIVLLMVNAVGGLILAKYMEGAK; translated from the coding sequence ATGGTTGAAGAAAATCTTCTGGTAAGCCCTTTTGGATGGGGCGCAGTAGTGCTCATAATAACCTCTATAATCCTCTCCTATCGAGTACTCTTCGGGCCTACCTTAGCGGACAGAATAGTCGGTATAAACACCGTAACAACAAAAACAGTTATTATACTGGCTATTTTCGGATTCATGGCAAAGGAGTACTTCTTCTTAGACCTTGCAATAGTTCTTCTCATGGTTAACGCTGTTGGAGGACTAATATTAGCAAAGTACATGGAGGGGGCAAAGTGA
- the mnhG gene encoding monovalent cation/H(+) antiporter subunit G: MIEYLLLLLGESIMIFGTLGILRFPDVYTRLHAATKCDTGGAMSILIALAIASEAPLLIKLKFLVLAFLIALINPMVSHAIARGAYKYGIKPKVVVDMYAWDNP, encoded by the coding sequence GTGATAGAATACCTCCTTCTTCTCCTTGGAGAGTCCATAATGATATTCGGAACCCTCGGGATACTCCGCTTTCCCGATGTGTATACTCGCCTTCATGCGGCAACAAAGTGCGACACCGGTGGAGCGATGAGCATCCTCATAGCCTTGGCTATTGCCTCGGAAGCTCCGCTATTGATTAAGCTGAAATTTCTCGTGCTGGCGTTTTTAATAGCCCTAATAAACCCCATGGTCTCACATGCAATAGCGAGAGGAGCCTATAAGTATGGAATAAAACCGAAAGTTGTGGTGGATATGTATGCCTGGGATAATCCTTGA
- a CDS encoding hydrogenase subunit MbhD domain-containing protein yields the protein MPGIILDILLLTMILLSIAVVEEENLVSAVVKYAFLSLAFVLVLALLKAPDVALSAIVVGAVVIGVFLFTIREVGK from the coding sequence ATGCCTGGGATAATCCTTGACATACTTCTCTTAACCATGATCCTCCTATCCATCGCCGTGGTAGAGGAAGAGAACCTCGTTAGCGCGGTTGTTAAATACGCCTTTCTCAGCCTAGCCTTTGTTCTTGTGTTGGCCCTTTTAAAGGCCCCAGACGTTGCCCTTTCTGCCATTGTTGTAGGAGCAGTGGTCATAGGCGTGTTTCTCTTTACGATTCGGGAGGTGGGAAAGTGA
- a CDS encoding Na(+)/H(+) antiporter subunit B, whose protein sequence is MKMSLIVRTTTKLISPFLVAYSAYLMVYGHLSPGGGFQAGVILAVSIVLLITSHGYSRVRKTFKFWEVQLIEGVSGEFLALLATAGVFFRGFFYNFLRGGRFGSLLSGGTIPLFNIGVALKVGAAFTFMFYILLRWVERD, encoded by the coding sequence ATGAAAATGAGCCTGATAGTAAGGACAACAACAAAGCTCATAAGCCCGTTTCTGGTAGCTTATTCCGCTTATCTAATGGTCTACGGCCATCTAAGCCCGGGAGGAGGGTTCCAGGCGGGAGTCATCTTGGCGGTAAGTATTGTTCTCTTAATAACCTCCCACGGTTACAGCAGGGTTAGAAAAACCTTTAAGTTCTGGGAGGTTCAGCTCATCGAAGGAGTCTCGGGGGAATTTTTAGCCCTCTTGGCAACGGCAGGTGTGTTCTTCAGGGGATTTTTCTACAACTTTTTGCGAGGGGGGAGGTTTGGTTCTCTTCTAAGCGGTGGAACAATTCCTCTCTTCAACATAGGCGTTGCATTGAAGGTTGGGGCAGCGTTTACGTTCATGTTTTACATCCTGCTGAGGTGGGTGGAGCGTGATTAA
- a CDS encoding cation:proton antiporter subunit C, whose amino-acid sequence MINPELAGIIIILIGLYGLMTKENLIKIVLSINVVSIGLVLFFIGTGYVEGADVPIMPREKVVDPLPATLMLTTLVVDVAITSLALALILKMGREEE is encoded by the coding sequence GTGATTAATCCCGAACTTGCTGGGATTATAATAATCCTCATAGGGCTCTATGGTCTGATGACGAAAGAGAACCTGATCAAGATAGTCCTCTCCATAAACGTGGTCTCCATAGGGCTCGTCCTCTTCTTTATTGGGACTGGCTATGTAGAGGGAGCAGATGTTCCAATAATGCCTAGAGAGAAAGTTGTCGATCCTTTACCCGCTACCCTTATGCTGACCACCCTCGTTGTTGATGTTGCCATAACTTCCCTTGCATTGGCATTAATCCTAAAGATGGGGAGGGAAGAAGAATGA
- a CDS encoding proton-conducting transporter membrane subunit gives MIPLIVAFPLIMAFLTSILPALRREKFSKYLFMTGMLSPWLILPQIINNIPSNEVVGNWSRTSGIEVAIDAYNIPFIVAELILSAFVALYVWSYYPRKIENKAYVLILLLHAGLLGAFISRDLFNYYIYMEIASVASFALVGISKEKGARRAAFKYAVFSLLASYIFILGIGIIYLKTGYLNLALIKENLRMSREINAALALSFTSLLLKSGIFPLHFWLPDAHSKADAPVSALLSGLVVKAPAYGMILLTLTFPVNTAMQRTLLALAFLSMFFGIAMAILQKNSERLLAYHTVSQMGYVLLGIALLNPLAAAYYALAHALFKGGLFLSVGSLAEHYETRDLEKLSYRNNKILMLAIVLLSLAIGGISPFIGAFGKAMLIENLKGFLKYAFYAGGTGTLVSFTKLNYYLSKRGEKIEIPKRKEVISLSLGILTLLGGIYLYPHLSVLKDSISLVIAIFLFFLLRKLGVFEVSLRAFTPEQFKTLGKEINAYMLLFTAVLLLFLFNFL, from the coding sequence ATGATTCCCCTTATCGTTGCGTTTCCACTTATTATGGCATTTTTAACCTCCATTCTTCCAGCCCTAAGGAGAGAAAAGTTCTCCAAGTATCTGTTCATGACCGGCATGCTGTCCCCGTGGCTTATTCTACCCCAAATAATCAACAATATCCCTTCCAACGAGGTTGTTGGGAACTGGAGCAGAACCTCTGGCATTGAAGTTGCCATAGATGCCTATAACATCCCCTTTATAGTGGCAGAGCTCATTCTCTCGGCCTTTGTTGCTCTCTATGTGTGGAGCTATTATCCAAGAAAGATTGAAAACAAAGCCTATGTCCTCATCCTTCTTCTTCATGCGGGGCTTTTGGGGGCTTTTATAAGCAGGGACCTCTTCAATTATTACATCTACATGGAGATAGCATCTGTGGCGAGCTTTGCCCTTGTGGGAATTTCAAAGGAGAAAGGAGCAAGAAGGGCGGCTTTCAAATACGCGGTCTTTTCCCTTCTGGCTTCATACATTTTCATCTTGGGGATAGGGATTATCTACCTGAAAACAGGCTACCTGAACCTGGCCCTTATAAAAGAAAACCTGAGAATGTCGAGAGAGATTAACGCAGCTTTGGCACTATCTTTTACATCTCTGCTCTTGAAGAGCGGCATTTTTCCCTTGCACTTCTGGCTTCCAGATGCTCATTCTAAGGCAGATGCTCCAGTAAGTGCCCTGCTTTCCGGCCTTGTAGTCAAAGCCCCAGCATACGGAATGATTCTCCTCACACTGACGTTCCCGGTCAATACCGCTATGCAAAGAACATTGCTTGCTCTGGCGTTTCTTTCGATGTTTTTTGGCATAGCAATGGCAATTTTACAGAAAAACTCCGAGAGGCTTTTGGCATACCACACTGTTTCGCAGATGGGATACGTCTTATTGGGGATTGCCCTCCTAAACCCCTTGGCCGCAGCTTACTATGCCTTAGCACACGCCCTCTTTAAGGGAGGCCTTTTCTTAAGTGTAGGAAGCTTAGCGGAGCACTATGAAACTCGGGATTTGGAAAAACTGTCGTATAGGAATAATAAGATTTTAATGCTTGCAATCGTTTTGTTGAGCCTTGCTATCGGAGGTATCAGTCCATTTATCGGGGCATTTGGGAAGGCTATGCTAATTGAGAACCTCAAGGGATTTCTGAAATATGCTTTTTATGCGGGAGGAACCGGCACTCTGGTTTCGTTTACAAAGCTCAACTATTATCTTTCGAAAAGAGGAGAAAAAATTGAAATTCCCAAGAGAAAAGAAGTGATTTCATTGTCTCTTGGAATCCTAACACTCCTCGGAGGTATCTACCTCTACCCGCATCTCAGCGTCCTCAAAGACTCAATTAGCCTCGTCATTGCCATCTTTCTCTTTTTCCTGCTCAGGAAGCTGGGAGTCTTTGAGGTATCCCTTAGGGCTTTTACGCCGGAGCAATTCAAAACCCTGGGCAAAGAGATAAACGCCTATATGCTCCTCTTCACTGCTGTGTTGCTATTGTTCTTATTCAATTTCCTTTAG
- a CDS encoding ACT domain-containing protein, translating into MRHYEILRIKENGKIEIPLEWAYEVGLVRGAYFLVEIDTDLNEIHLERIALPGKELVEIELIVKDKPGVLAKITGTLGKHRVNILFSEAEEMEQIGLGAIVAVVDVSQMDISREELIAELQNIEEVMEVSLKEIE; encoded by the coding sequence ATGAGGCACTATGAAATTCTAAGGATTAAGGAGAACGGAAAGATAGAAATACCGCTGGAATGGGCATACGAAGTAGGGCTTGTTAGAGGAGCTTACTTCTTGGTGGAAATTGACACCGATCTAAACGAAATTCACCTCGAAAGGATCGCCCTTCCCGGAAAAGAACTTGTAGAGATCGAACTAATTGTTAAGGACAAACCGGGAGTTCTGGCTAAAATCACCGGCACTCTTGGGAAGCATAGAGTCAATATCCTGTTTAGTGAGGCCGAGGAAATGGAGCAAATTGGCCTTGGGGCAATAGTAGCTGTTGTCGACGTAAGTCAGATGGACATAAGCAGGGAAGAGCTTATCGCGGAGTTGCAGAATATTGAAGAGGTTATGGAAGTTTCGCTAAAGGAAATTGAATAA
- a CDS encoding cation:proton antiporter, whose amino-acid sequence MEIGVIGYVFVIIAIARLFAEIFERLGYPGFLGEISAGLVLGTFLVSMPREELNLLAELGVFFLMMYAGLELTPEEVHLGGKKSLPLYILTYALMTFVTLPFTNYKISHENLIVGSILSVASAPIVLRLSRFFGEDFLHIALSYAVISEIGALVSLYLLVNFEVYHLTYFGLFVELLKDGLFLGVLLGINYFLNVKHKVLIIRALRNLKSDEAVFGLVMILATSIALTSEMIGLHFSIGAFIVGLLLHSDLMGTKQYKRVYTIISGVTYGIFAPIFFAWRGINFETEFSVEVVYFFILIYIIRILLTMGFTRSRDIRKTIVRASGIASFGVLGLLVGELGYEYGVLSQHLYALASLASILGMFVSTTLGKVLSVENS is encoded by the coding sequence GTGGAAATTGGCGTGATCGGCTATGTGTTCGTTATAATCGCAATTGCAAGGCTTTTTGCGGAGATATTTGAGCGCTTGGGTTATCCAGGGTTTCTCGGGGAAATCTCAGCAGGTTTGGTACTTGGGACTTTTCTCGTCTCAATGCCAAGGGAGGAGCTAAACCTTCTCGCAGAACTTGGGGTATTTTTCCTAATGATGTACGCCGGATTGGAGCTTACCCCAGAAGAAGTCCATCTCGGAGGTAAAAAGAGCCTCCCCCTCTATATCTTAACCTATGCCTTGATGACCTTCGTAACACTACCTTTTACAAATTACAAAATCTCACACGAAAACCTCATAGTAGGTTCAATACTCTCCGTTGCCTCTGCTCCCATAGTTCTCAGATTATCGAGATTTTTTGGAGAAGATTTTCTGCACATAGCCCTCTCATATGCGGTGATAAGTGAAATCGGAGCCCTTGTTAGCCTATATCTCTTAGTTAACTTTGAGGTTTATCACTTAACGTATTTCGGCCTGTTTGTTGAACTACTAAAGGATGGACTGTTCCTGGGAGTCCTCCTTGGAATAAACTATTTCCTAAACGTCAAGCACAAGGTTTTGATTATCCGAGCACTTAGGAATTTAAAAAGTGACGAGGCGGTTTTTGGTCTGGTGATGATTCTCGCAACCTCCATAGCCCTTACCAGCGAAATGATCGGCCTTCACTTCAGCATTGGTGCCTTTATCGTTGGACTCTTGCTTCACAGTGACTTAATGGGAACCAAGCAGTATAAGAGGGTATACACAATAATATCCGGTGTGACCTATGGGATTTTTGCCCCAATCTTCTTTGCTTGGCGAGGGATAAACTTTGAAACTGAATTTTCAGTGGAAGTGGTTTACTTCTTCATCCTAATTTATATCATCAGGATTCTTTTAACCATGGGCTTCACCCGGAGCAGGGATATTAGAAAAACGATAGTAAGGGCAAGCGGGATAGCGAGCTTTGGAGTTCTTGGACTGCTTGTGGGCGAGTTAGGATACGAGTATGGAGTGTTAAGTCAGCACCTCTATGCACTGGCATCTTTGGCCAGTATCTTGGGAATGTTTGTCTCCACGACACTTGGAAAAGTTCTCTCGGTTGAAAATTCCTAG
- a CDS encoding pyruvoyl-dependent arginine decarboxylase — protein MSWTTPKKAILLAASAEGGTKLNAFDNALLKIGIGNVNLVKLSSVIPAHIEWIDELPKNIPIGMLLPTVYAHIESDEPGSTISAALGVGISEDNTGGLIYEYSGYCTKEEAERMVKKMVEEGFRVRGWKLKEFKVAVAEITVKDKPAAAIAAVVMLPY, from the coding sequence ATGAGCTGGACAACTCCGAAAAAAGCCATTTTACTCGCCGCAAGTGCTGAGGGGGGAACAAAACTAAACGCATTTGATAACGCTTTACTCAAAATAGGGATTGGAAACGTCAACTTGGTAAAGCTCAGCAGTGTCATTCCAGCCCACATAGAGTGGATTGACGAACTTCCCAAGAACATTCCAATAGGGATGCTCCTTCCAACAGTTTACGCTCACATAGAGAGCGATGAACCCGGATCAACAATTAGCGCCGCCCTCGGCGTCGGGATTAGCGAGGACAATACCGGTGGGCTAATCTACGAATACAGTGGCTACTGCACCAAAGAAGAAGCCGAAAGAATGGTAAAGAAAATGGTAGAAGAGGGCTTTAGAGTTAGGGGCTGGAAGCTTAAGGAATTCAAAGTTGCCGTTGCCGAAATAACGGTTAAGGATAAACCTGCCGCCGCCATTGCGGCCGTTGTTATGCTGCCCTATTGA
- the speD gene encoding adenosylmethionine decarboxylase: MAQVIETPIGMHVILDLYECDPEILDDMERIEEILTRAAEVANATIIDKRFHKFSPQGVSGVVVVSESHITIHTWPEHGYAAVDVYTCGDHTMPLKAGEYIIKELKCKKPTVVKLDRGLLFKE, encoded by the coding sequence ATGGCTCAAGTAATCGAAACCCCAATAGGGATGCACGTTATTTTGGACCTCTACGAATGCGATCCCGAGATACTGGACGATATGGAGAGAATAGAAGAGATACTTACCAGAGCTGCTGAAGTAGCGAATGCGACTATTATTGATAAACGCTTCCACAAGTTTTCTCCTCAAGGCGTTTCTGGTGTTGTTGTCGTTTCTGAGAGCCATATAACAATTCACACATGGCCGGAACATGGCTACGCAGCAGTTGACGTTTACACATGTGGAGACCATACGATGCCCCTTAAAGCGGGCGAGTATATTATCAAAGAACTAAAATGCAAAAAACCAACTGTTGTAAAGCTCGATAGGGGGCTTCTCTTTAAGGAGTGA
- the speE gene encoding polyamine aminopropyltransferase, producing the protein MEFIEWYPRGYGVGFKVVSKITEVESEYQKIELYETEGFGKLLVIDGTVQLVEHGERSYHEPLVHPVMLAHPNPRKVLVIGGGDGGTLREVLEHKTVEKAVMVEIDEKVVEISMKYLKIDGGLLERALKGEEPRAELIIGDGVEYMKGHKDRFDVIIVDSTDPVGPAKLLFSEEFYRDAYEALGEKGLYITQAGSVYLFTDELLDAYKNMKKVFDRVYYFSFPVIGYASPWSFLVGVKGDVDFTKVDLDRAKNLSLQYYDPERHETLFQMPKYVRDLLEGKLKL; encoded by the coding sequence ATGGAATTCATCGAGTGGTATCCAAGGGGATATGGCGTGGGATTTAAAGTTGTTTCAAAAATAACCGAAGTAGAGAGCGAATATCAGAAGATAGAGCTTTATGAGACTGAGGGCTTTGGAAAGCTTCTTGTTATTGATGGTACCGTCCAGCTCGTTGAGCATGGCGAGAGAAGTTATCACGAGCCGTTGGTTCACCCCGTCATGCTCGCTCATCCAAACCCAAGGAAAGTTCTCGTCATAGGAGGGGGAGATGGGGGAACTTTAAGGGAAGTGCTTGAGCACAAGACCGTTGAAAAGGCGGTTATGGTGGAGATAGACGAGAAAGTTGTTGAGATTTCAATGAAATACCTGAAAATTGACGGGGGACTTCTGGAGAGGGCTCTCAAAGGAGAAGAGCCTAGGGCGGAGCTCATAATAGGGGATGGCGTTGAATACATGAAGGGGCACAAAGACCGCTTTGACGTAATAATTGTGGACTCAACGGATCCCGTCGGCCCGGCAAAGCTGCTGTTCAGCGAAGAGTTCTATAGAGATGCATACGAGGCCTTAGGAGAAAAAGGCCTGTACATTACACAAGCCGGGAGCGTTTATCTCTTTACAGATGAACTTCTTGATGCCTATAAAAACATGAAGAAGGTCTTTGATAGGGTTTACTACTTCAGCTTTCCCGTAATAGGCTATGCCTCTCCATGGAGCTTCCTTGTTGGAGTTAAGGGCGACGTAGACTTCACAAAGGTTGATCTAGATAGGGCGAAGAACCTTAGCTTGCAGTATTACGACCCAGAAAGGCACGAAACTCTGTTCCAGATGCCGAAATACGTTAGGGATCTGCTGGAAGGAAAGCTTAAGCTTTAG